The Synechococcales cyanobacterium T60_A2020_003 genome has a segment encoding these proteins:
- the moeB gene encoding molybdopterin-synthase adenylyltransferase MoeB gives MLNPNLDEIQLSREDYERYSRHLILPEVGLEGQKRLKAASVLCIGTGGLGSPLLLYLAAAGIGKIGIVDFDVVDHSNLQRQVIHGTSWVGKPKIESAKNRILEINPDCQVELYETRLSSENALDIIRPYDVVVDGTDNFPTRYLVNDACVLLGKPNVYGSIFRFEGQATVFNYEGGPNYRDLYPEPPPPGMVPSCAEGGVLGILPGIIGVIQATETVKIILGKGRTLSGRLLLYNSLEMTFRELKLRPNPERPVIEKLIDYEEFCGIPQAKAAEAAEKESIPEMTVHELKQILDNGADDFVLIDVRNPHEYEIARIPGAVLIPLPDIENGDGIEKIKVIANGYKLIAHCKMGGRSAKALAILQEAGITGTNVKGGITAWSREVDPSVPEY, from the coding sequence ATGTTGAATCCCAATCTGGATGAAATCCAGCTTAGTCGTGAAGACTATGAGCGCTATTCGCGCCACCTTATCCTGCCCGAAGTCGGCTTAGAAGGCCAAAAACGCCTGAAAGCCGCGAGCGTTCTCTGTATTGGAACCGGGGGGCTTGGTTCTCCGCTGCTGTTGTACCTTGCGGCTGCCGGAATTGGCAAGATCGGCATCGTCGATTTTGATGTGGTCGATCATTCCAACCTGCAACGCCAAGTCATTCACGGGACATCCTGGGTCGGCAAGCCTAAGATCGAATCGGCCAAAAACCGAATTTTAGAAATCAATCCCGACTGTCAGGTGGAATTGTACGAAACCCGCCTTTCCTCTGAGAATGCGTTAGATATCATTCGTCCCTATGACGTGGTGGTAGACGGAACGGATAACTTCCCGACTCGTTACCTCGTGAATGATGCCTGCGTACTGCTCGGTAAACCCAACGTCTACGGTTCCATCTTCCGGTTTGAAGGCCAAGCCACCGTCTTTAACTATGAAGGTGGCCCCAACTACCGTGACCTGTATCCCGAACCGCCACCGCCCGGAATGGTTCCCTCCTGTGCGGAAGGGGGCGTACTCGGCATTCTGCCCGGTATTATCGGCGTGATCCAGGCGACAGAAACCGTCAAGATTATTCTCGGCAAAGGTCGCACCCTCAGCGGTCGCCTGCTGCTGTACAACTCCCTGGAGATGACCTTCCGCGAACTGAAGTTGCGCCCGAATCCCGAACGTCCTGTCATCGAAAAACTAATCGATTACGAAGAGTTCTGCGGGATTCCCCAAGCCAAGGCCGCCGAAGCCGCCGAGAAAGAATCAATTCCGGAAATGACGGTGCATGAACTCAAGCAGATTCTGGACAATGGCGCAGACGATTTTGTGCTGATCGACGTTCGGAACCCCCACGAGTACGAAATTGCCCGGATTCCAGGGGCAGTGCTGATTCCCCTTCCTGATATTGAAAACGGGGATGGCATTGAAAAGATCAAAGTGATTGCGAATGGCTATAAGCTCATTGCCCATTGCAAGATGGGAGGGCGATCGGCCAAAGCACTCGCCATTCTGCAAGAGGCTGGCATTACGGGAACCAACGTCAAAGGCGGAATCACTGCCTGGAGCCGTGAAGTCGATCCCTCGGTTCCAGAGTACTAA
- a CDS encoding pyridoxamine 5'-phosphate oxidase family protein produces the protein MAKVFPHITPDLQTFMQAQQMFFVATAPLGADGHVNVSPKGLDCFRILSDTQVAYLDLTGSGNETSAHLQENGRITFMFCAFQGKPVILRLYGKGKTYLPGQDDWADLVAHFPPLPGVRQIIVADLNRVQTSCGTGVPLYVYQGQRDELIQWAEQKGTAEIATYQQTKNLVSIDGLPTPLNG, from the coding sequence ATGGCTAAAGTTTTTCCCCACATCACGCCAGACCTTCAGACGTTTATGCAGGCTCAGCAAATGTTCTTTGTGGCGACGGCTCCCCTGGGTGCCGACGGGCATGTGAATGTTTCACCAAAAGGGTTGGACTGTTTTCGTATTTTGTCGGATACGCAGGTTGCCTACCTGGATTTGACCGGAAGTGGTAATGAAACCTCGGCTCACCTCCAAGAAAATGGCCGAATTACCTTCATGTTTTGTGCATTTCAGGGAAAGCCCGTCATTCTGCGGCTATACGGTAAAGGAAAAACCTACCTACCTGGACAAGATGACTGGGCAGACCTCGTTGCCCACTTTCCGCCACTGCCCGGAGTGCGGCAAATCATTGTTGCAGATCTCAACCGCGTCCAAACCTCCTGCGGTACAGGGGTGCCGCTGTATGTATATCAGGGGCAGCGGGATGAGTTGATTCAATGGGCTGAGCAAAAAGGAACGGCGGAAATCGCGACCTATCAACAAACGAAAAACTTGGTCAGCATAGACGGATTGCCAACACCGCTGAACGGATGA
- a CDS encoding rhodanese-like domain-containing protein, with protein MADWGPVRYTYAGLREIDPQWVAEHLEKVNVLDVRSISEYTGDLGHIANAQLIPLDELQSRLQEIPTDRPLIAVCRSGRRSAQATVLLQKHGIHQVVNLRGGMLAWQEAKLPVTRSF; from the coding sequence ATCGCGGATTGGGGACCCGTTCGCTACACCTACGCGGGACTGCGCGAGATTGACCCCCAATGGGTGGCTGAGCATTTAGAGAAGGTGAATGTCCTCGATGTTCGCAGCATTAGTGAGTATACGGGGGATTTGGGACATATTGCGAATGCTCAATTGATTCCCCTGGATGAACTTCAGTCTCGCCTTCAGGAGATTCCAACGGATCGTCCTCTAATTGCAGTTTGCCGCTCCGGTCGGCGTTCTGCTCAGGCGACCGTTCTGCTTCAGAAGCATGGAATTCATCAAGTGGTGAATCTGCGGGGAGGAATGCTCGCTTGGCAAGAGGCTAAGCTACCCGTCACCCGATCATTCTGA